Proteins from a single region of Juglans microcarpa x Juglans regia isolate MS1-56 chromosome 5S, Jm3101_v1.0, whole genome shotgun sequence:
- the LOC121267587 gene encoding cuticle collagen 2-like isoform X6, translating into MGEKATVIMVFKADLQCYHCYKKVKRILCKFPEIHDQIFDEKKNLVTIKVVSCYPEKIKQKIICKGGGCIEFVEKPPPPPPPGPPGPPGPPGPQGPPGPVGPVGPQGPPGPCGPVGPVGPVGPPGPVQCGPPGPIGPPGPPGPPGPKPVPCRPQEPDRPIVVPCYPVGVYPPGGCTCGCGGWGSGCNYPGWTPPWWWRQPYPSDCHAPCNVSRYEYSSEGDSTGCTTM; encoded by the exons ATGGGCGAAAAG GCCACAGTCATAATGGTGTTTAAGGCTGACCTGCAGTGCTATCACTGCTACAAAAAGGTGAAGagaattttatgtaaatttcctg AAATACATGACCAGATATTCGACGAGAAGAAAAACTTGGTCACAATCAAAGTTGTATCCTGCTATCCTGAGAAGATTAAGCAAAAGATCATCTGCAAGGGTGGAGGTTGCATTGAGTTTGTTGAGAAACCACCTCCACCTCCCCCACCGGGGCCTCCAGGGCCTCCAGGGCCTCCCGGGCCTCAGGGACCACCTGGGCCAGTTGGGCCAGTTGGGCCTCAGGGACCTCCCGGGCCATGTGGGCCAGTTGGGCCAGTTGGGCCTGTGGGGCCTCCTGGGCCAGTGCAATGTGGGCCACCAGGGCCTATTGGACCTCCCGGGCCTCCAGGGCCTCCGGGACCAAAGCCAGTACCATGTCGTCCACAAGAACCGGACCGTCCCATTGTTGTACCATGTTATCCAGTAGGCGTTTATCCTCCCGGAGGATGTACTTGTGGTTGCGGCGGTTGGGGTTCGGGTTGCAATTATCCAGGATGGACACCCCCATGGTGGTGGAGGCAACCGTATCCTAGTGATTGTCATGCGCCTTGTAATGTGAGCCGTTATGAGTACAGCAGTGAAGGAGATTCCACAGGATGCACAACCATGTAA